In Mesorhizobium sp., the genomic stretch TCATCGACGAGGCCAACGGTCTCGCCGCCAAGGGCCGCACCAGATACGATGCGCCGGAGATCGACGGCAACGTCCACATCCAGTCGCGCCGCCCGATGCGCGTCGGCGACATCCTCACCGTCAAGATCGACCGCGCCGACGCCTACGACCTCTACGGCACGGCGGTCTGACCTTCAGCCCTTCTCAAACCGGCTGGCGAAAGCGGGAACCTTCCGCGCCATGTCCATGTCCTTGGCCTGGGCGCGCTGATAGGCGGGCCGCTTGGCAATCCGTTCGAGATAGCGCGTGAAGGACGGCCTTTCCGGCAGCACTTTCAATATGTTCATGGTGAAATGGACGGCCGACGCCAGTTGGGTGTCGGCGGCGGTGAAACGGTCCCCGGCCGCGTAGGTCCGCTCGCTCAGGATCCGGTCGACATAGGCCACCATGTCGTCGAACACGCCGAAGGAATAGTCGTTGCTCTTGTAGCTCAGGCCATGGGCCCGGGCAGCGACGCAAGGGTCGAGCACCGAATCGCAATAGACCGTCATCGTCAGATACGGCCCGCGATCCTTGTCGCCGATGGCCGGCGCCAGTCCCGCTTGCGGGAATGCGTCGGCGAGATAGGTGGCGATCGCCGCGCGTTCCGTGATGATGACGCCGTCATGCTCGATCGCCGGCACTTTCTTGTTCGGCTGGATCTGCCGGTAGGCCTCCGGCAACCCGCCCTCCATGCGTATGTCGACCAGCTCCAACTGATAGTCGACGCCGAGCTCCTCGAACAGCCAGAGCGTGCCGGACGCCCGCGACCAGGGTGCATGGTAGAATTTCAGCATCGTCTTCCCTCTTTGGCCCGCCTACATCTCCGCCTAGCACAGGCTTCCTGACATCCTTTTGTCAGGAGAGGGCTTTCGGCTTTTGACGCCGAGACAGCATCTTCTCCGCGTCAATTCCCGTCCCGCGACGGCGTTCCCCTCTTCGGCAAGCTTCTTGCACTGGAGCCGGCATGTCCCAGAATGTGCCACCCGCCGATCGTATCGCGACGCTCGACTGGCTCCGCCTCGTCGCGGCGCTGGCCGTGGTCGCGTTCCACTACCTCTTCCGCGGCGCGGCGGCGGACGGCTATCTTGCAGAGGGCTACCCGGAGGCCGCGCCGATCGCCATCTACGGCTATCTCGGCGTCCACCTGTTTTTCCTGATCAGCGGCTATGTCATCGCCTGGTCGGCGGACGGCCGCGGCTGGCTGGATTTCGCAATTGCCCGTTTCGTCCGCCTCTATCCCGGCTTCCTGGTCTGCATGACCATCACCTTCGCGGTGATGTTCGCCGTCCAGCCTGAATGGGGAAGCGTCACTGTCCGGCAATATGTGGCAAACCTCTTCATGTTCGCGCCGGCGCTCGGCGAAGGCTTCGTCGACGGCGTCTACTGGTCGATCATCCTCGAACTGGTTTTCTATGGCTGGGTCACGGTCGCGCTGATGTCCGGAGCCTTCCAGACACTGCGCCTCGAGCTTGTTGCCGCATGGTTGGTGCTATCGGCAGTCAACGAATTCTCGATCGGCAGCGAGGCGATGCGTTTCGTGTTCCTCACCGAATACGGGCCGCTCTTCGCGTCGGGCATCCTCATCCACCATATCCAAAGCCGCGGCCGCTCCGCCGAGGCGCTTGTGCTGTTGGCAGCCTCCTTCATGCTCTCGACCAGCCTGATGGCGATCGGCAAGGGCTGGATGCAAGTCCACTATGGGGTGTCCGTGCCAATGGCCGGTCTCGCCATCGCCAATCTCGCCATGCACGGCATTTTGGTCGGCGCGATCCTGCTGCGCGCGAAGGTAAGCCCCACACGCCTGTCGCTGGCCCTCGGGGGGCTTACCTATCCGCTCTACCTGCTGCACCAGCACATCGGCTATGTCGCGATCAATGCGACCGCATCGGTTCTCGGCAAATGGTCGGCGGCGGCGCTCACGGCGGTGGCGATGCT encodes the following:
- a CDS encoding glutathione S-transferase family protein, which codes for MLKFYHAPWSRASGTLWLFEELGVDYQLELVDIRMEGGLPEAYRQIQPNKKVPAIEHDGVIITERAAIATYLADAFPQAGLAPAIGDKDRGPYLTMTVYCDSVLDPCVAARAHGLSYKSNDYSFGVFDDMVAYVDRILSERTYAAGDRFTAADTQLASAVHFTMNILKVLPERPSFTRYLERIAKRPAYQRAQAKDMDMARKVPAFASRFEKG
- a CDS encoding acyltransferase, coding for MSQNVPPADRIATLDWLRLVAALAVVAFHYLFRGAAADGYLAEGYPEAAPIAIYGYLGVHLFFLISGYVIAWSADGRGWLDFAIARFVRLYPGFLVCMTITFAVMFAVQPEWGSVTVRQYVANLFMFAPALGEGFVDGVYWSIILELVFYGWVTVALMSGAFQTLRLELVAAWLVLSAVNEFSIGSEAMRFVFLTEYGPLFASGILIHHIQSRGRSAEALVLLAASFMLSTSLMAIGKGWMQVHYGVSVPMAGLAIANLAMHGILVGAILLRAKVSPTRLSLALGGLTYPLYLLHQHIGYVAINATASVLGKWSAAALTAVAMLALSWLIWRWIETPLRHWLMRAIKYLLSRLPLRSGPPQPA